The DNA region ATATGCATTCTAATAAAGTTACACATGTAAGATTTCCAGTTCAGCCCTGCTCTATCACCACCTGATAAGCCAATAATACTGGAACTGGACTGCTTGTTTAATAAtccatatatattcatatattttagtcATACCTCAGCTCTGCAATATGCTGCCAtcaagaaatgaataaaaaggcATCGAGCACATGTCCATCCTTATGTCTATAGAAACTTTTATTGTTAGTGTcttagtgtttttgttttattcacaaaCTTTCTTGCAGAGCTGGTGTTGAAGAAGGATCCTGGACGTGACATCAGGAAATAAGACATGTTTTACACGTCAGCGCAATCACACCATACAGGTCAATGCAGTCCTTGAAAAACAAATCCCAATGTAAAATTCTAAATGAAAAACTTGACGTTCGTTATTTTCATCAGGATTTTCTTCTTGATCTGTCTTATTTATTACCTTGATCAGAATATTACATTATGTCCACTAAATTCCCAGGCGGGATCATCAATTCGTCTCTTATTGGAGTACATGTATTTGCAACTTCATATCTAGTTCACAACTGATTGCAATCGATGACTGTATAAAGATGACACTTCACTGTAGGGATTTTGGAGTGCAGTCTTGGTATCAAAGTTCCGCCCATAACCCTTTCACAACCAATCCTGAGTCAATCACAGCTGTCAGTCATAACGTCTcatactgtttttttattcattaaatagTTAAATCCAATCTTAACAGTAAAATAAGAATACTGGAACATCTATCAGATGATCAGTGATGGCAACTTTGcttgagaaaaaaatgtgtcaatttAAGTTTAGATTTAACTCCAATGCACtaacgtggaggaggtggagtttatGATTATATGGCAGCTGCCTTGTCCTCCATCTATATATTGTCATTGCTTGCAACATGCAGCGTCAGTCAAATAAACATGGTCTCCATTTATATGCACTTCACTGAACACATCAAACCCTGCTATGATGGTGACTGCGCTCACATTCATTCACTGAACTGTAGGTgttgtaaaaaacactttgtgattctaagtatttttaaaaattggTAGGTTTTGATTTACAGATTAGTGTTTCCGGTGTGTTGTGTTATATTCACTCTGTTATGACTGTAACTTGAAGATGATGTTAAAGACCCTTATAGGGTTACTAGGTGTCAAATACTGAAGTCATTTTAAATGATCGGAGTGATCCCATTGACAGAACTCCTCCTTCAGGGGGCGTCGTCTCTCCCTGAGGTACAACAGCATCTTTAACAATGCCTTAAGCTACTCTTGTACAGTCTCTAATTGGAAAGATGCTGACCTCAGATCAATAGTCAgagcatttcatttaaaaaaagctggGATATGCATgtaaaaagcagcaaataaagGAAACTTGGGGGTCATTTTGTTGTCCGATGTTAAcagatggaaaaacaagaaCAGCTTATTTTCTAATTCCCATAAAGCTATAGACATTGTGGACTGGTTTAATAGACTCGGAAcagaacaaatgaacaaattcCCCGTATGGTTTACATGCTCTTATGTTTTCAACGTAATATGTTAtgttttctgtaattttttttttcaatgagcAATCCCCTCTAAACTTGGCTAATCAATTGCCTTTGGATCTTGGCTTTTATTCTCAGATCGCACACAGTGACAAGGTTGAATGTTTCTAcataagacagaaaaacacaataataaattatgaaataaatagtTTGGAACATCTGGACAATAGTTTGTATTAGATTGACAACCTTACTTTATTATGACGCATGCCTTATTAATTCCGTGTGAAGTCCAGTTTTCCTCTGTGATCGGTTGCTTCTATGCACCTGCTCCGAGGTTTGTGAGTTTTACTTTGTGGATACTGTTTCGTCTGTCGATTAGTCTGTTTATTAGTCTGTGAGAACATGAAGAGCCATTTCTGAGAATTGCTGTAATATTATGAAGGACATTTCCTTGAAGTAGGACCAGTGTGTTCGTTACCATCGTTCATGCTCCTGGAGTCCAGTAGATTTGAACTGTTCAGTAGCTGTGCTAAAATGTATTCATCTGCTCAACTTCAAACTGTACTAGGCTggaaattgtgtgtttgtgtttgagcgCAAACACAAACTTATATTAAGACATCATAAACATCAAAGTTAGGATATTCTATTGCCTTGTATAATATCGTATACGGGTTAGAATATTTATTGTTGCTTCCTGCTTTACTCAGAGGTGGTTGCCTCCACACTGTGTTAATGGCCATCATTCCCATAACACACTGACTTATTAATGGTGTTTAACATGGTGGAAAGTTATCTTCCTAGATTTCTGTTATCAGGAGTCTGTCTTTGATTGAACAGTTCTTGGAACACAGAGGGTTTGTTTTACTGTCTGTACAGATCAGCTGCAGTGCACCTGACTTTAACAGGTCCAGGTGTGAAGGATCGAACTAaaggttttaacattttaaggATTTTATCAAAATCCCTTCTGATGTCAAAATGCAGCAGTACAAAGCCTAGTTTTgacatattttaaattgaagCTTAAGTCCACTTTAAGGAAAATGCATGAACAGAATATACAGATTATGAAACATTTTATATGCTGGATTTTCCAGGAACTCTGGTGTTCAGTTTACAGCTTGAGCACAACAAACTCTGAACTCGAAAACATCACATCAACTGCAAGTGTCATCCAAACCATTGTCATCCAGAATACGCACAAAATTCATTGTGCTAAGTTTggagaacattttaaaaccatgtGACATTTGGTACAACTCTCGTTTTCCGTCAAAAAGGTAAAATAAGATGTTATAGTACATTCTTTTATCCACATTTACTCATGGCTTCATAAAAGGCTGTAACACCTGTGAAGAGTGTTTCTGGttaagttatttattatatagTAACGTTTTCCAAACAACCAAAAACGGTGGTTTATAATTCGAAACTTTTTCCAGAGAGTGTCCTCTCGAATGTATATGACAGGTAGGATCAATGTTATTAACTTaacgtttgtttgtttctttattgttttttaaatctgggCCTGCTCATCCCagtaacaatatatatataataggaATGCTAAAGAAAGATAAATTATTTAatcaggagaaggagaagttcCCTCATACAGACAGGAGGCTACAGGGAAACACTTCGTCAATAAAGATGTACTGCCGGTGCAACATCGCCCAGGAAAATATCCATGAACTTCACTCCTTTTGTCTGAATCTTTCCCCACTTTGGTTGATTCTGGAGACGAGTGACGTGTTTAATTCCATAATTGTGTTTTCAGAGTTGCTGTTATTCATTGTCTTGACTGCTTTGGCCTCTCAATTGTGTAAAAACTCAAATTTTCTGAACTACAGGTCTGTGCacctaaaatgttttattatttttatacattgGATAAACTTTTTTGTTGTCGATTGAATTTGTGTAAATGTTAATTTTATTCTGTACTGCTGAACAAATTTCTGGAAGATCTAAATAATCATAGGCTTGATTGGTGATAGAGAAtaaagattgtttttattaccactatcaaggtgtgtgtgtttcatgtggaACTTACTGTCACGAGGATTCTTGCAAATTAGAATATCATTTGGTTCAAGTGTCCACAagcttttaataaatgaatacataatCCAGATGTATGTAACCAGGCAAATAGGAGAGAAGTACAGTCAAAGGAAGAGTGATGATAGTGTGTagttttaaagtatttgtatATATACTGTTCTTTTCTCCACTTGTGACAGTTGAAGCGTAATTCTATCAATTATTAAACATATGACAGTTGTAGCTAACGGCagagaacaaagaaagaaaaactgaattaattaataaattctAGGCTAGAACAATAAAACAGTATAAGGTTCTGGTATTCTAAAGTTACAATTTAAAAAGATTTTGCTTTTAAAACTGAAAGCGAAAGGAAGATAGACACAGTCTATGTACTTTTTAATGGCATGTTATACAGCTTTTAATTACTGTTCTGCTACATATGCATTCTACAATTGTACAGATAGGATTGCAGTAGCTTTTACAAGTCATCATGAACTTGTTCCAAAATACTGAGCTACTGTCTCCTCTGTTCTTAGTATAAGGCAAAAAAGGACTCAAGGCCAACCGTTGATAGTATTAATACATTTCATGTTGCATATTGATTAAACAACACATTGACATGCTGCTATGAATAAGTTTCTAACACAAAACAGTATATATCCCCTAAGATCTGTCCTTACATGGcgacatttaaaatatgatcTCTGGTTTTGATATTGATGGTCAATTAATGACGTGCCATCATCATCTTGTCTCAATAACGAGTGAATGGTTCTGAGAGCTCAGCTGAACTCACAGTGTAGAGTTGAGATCAAACATGGTGTAAATACGAAAGGACAGAGGGCTGCAGGTAATTAGAAACAATAACCTGCATGATTTCAATCATCTTATTCTGACACTCAGAGCGACAGTAAGATCGACACAAAGGTGCTCTGACCTGGCTCTTCCTGTTCAGAGGATCATAAACTGTGTGGTGCAAGTTTTTCGGTACACGCCTTCCCGCTGTCCAAACCCCCGCTCGGCCCACCCCATCAGTCCATCCCGTTACCTTAACAGGTCCATGAAAGGCCATGATGACAGAGGTTAGGGGAGTGAACTGATGAAGTCACATCTGACTCGCAGTATATAGAGACGAGGTTGGAGTCAGAGAGACACCCGAAGTCATCCCCGACCAGAGGGACCATGAAGCTCAGCACTCTCATCCTTCTGCTTCTTGCAGGTAAGTTAGTTTTCATTCTGCCTCAACTAAAACACCCTTAGATTTTTAAATAGATGTAATTGCATCTAATTCTGTCATATGCGTAATTAAGTTTTTGTTGTGCAAAAGTTAGAATGAGGTAATGAAAATCAAGCTTGAAGCTGACAAGTGTGCCGTTTCCTCTGCTTCCCCATGTCAGCTGCTGCATCAGGGGAGGTTGAGAAGAGGGTTGTTGGGGGTAAGCCCTGTAAGACGGACAGACAGTACCATGTGCAGATTCAGTCTATTCAGCCGGGAAAGTCCTGTGGCGGCTCGCTGATCAACACCGGCTGGGTCATCACTGCTTCTCACTGCGCTGAACAGTAAGAGACACTTGCATTTTCCTGGCTGTGTGCTGCAGTTTCCACAGACTTCACCTGTCTGATCAGTGGTATTTGATTCAGACGGGGAATTAGACTCAAAAAGTGTCTAAAATgtagacaataaaaacaaaattacaagTGAAAGGACCACTGGACATAGAAATCATACATACAGAGAGGAAAACTAGtctaaacatttaaataaaatgcattCCTATGTATTTGACTCTTCACCAAATTGAgcaaactcataaatattagtTCGCTTAACATGCAAGATTTGTCTCgtcgagatccatgaattgttttttgagaaatcaatgaaaatgtttaaataaaatataaaatgtatcttatagAAAGTCGATCCACACCAAACCTAAAATGGGTCAAAAAATTTtgcaaaatcaaacaaaacctGGTTGGTTGAAGTATGGATAGAAAATTAAATAAgccaaatcataaaaaaaaaaaactaaactaaaactaaaaaatattccatatattttcatattttcattagtCACAGTAGTCTTCTAATTTACCTTTTCTCCTGCAGGGCTGTGAAACTGACACTCGGTCTAAACAATAACGTGGGCTGGATGGATAAAATTGGGTCGTGGCTGAAAAGAAAGTCAAAAAAATTGGAGCAGGACATCAAAACCGAGCAGCAGTTCTCTTACAAAGACGAGGAGGGGAAGGCCCACGACATCATGCTCATCAAACTGAACGAGAACATGTCTCCCAATCTGCCCACCATCAGGCTTCCCCCTGCCGCCGATTGCACCAAACCTGAGATAGGCCAGCAGGTTGAGATCGGAGGCTGGGGAGCCAAGAAAGCTGACATCTTAAGTGAGCTAATAAAACTAGGATACTCGTTTTAGTTTTATAAAGATAGAAGTCACTTTTCTGACGATTTATCTTTGAAATACCCAGAAAACAAACTGCCCAAGAGCCTCCAGTGTGCCAGCACAGACCTTTCCACGTGCGGTGAGAATGATAAACCTGGGGATAAATATGTCAGTGATGAAGAATCCACCATGTGTGCCTTTAAGTGGGGGGTGGAGACCTGCTTCGTAAGGActcacttttcatttattttgacacatTTCTTAATTTTTTCTACCAGAATTCCTTTAGTTTTATGTGTTATGACCAATGTGAAAAGATCACcactctgatctctctctctctctctctctctctctctctctcagggggATGCTGGCTCAGCTGTGGAGTATAACAACATCCTACATGGGATCGTTTTGAGCAACCCTGTGGATATGTGTGCAAGCACCATCGTCATGGCAAACATCTGCCACTACAGGGCGTGGATTGATAAAACCATGAGGGAAAACGCACTTAATCAGAAAGTCTAATTAAAATGTCTCATATCTTCTCATTTCGAATCAATATCACCTGACAACCTACTTTTACCTACTTTTACTTTAGATTTCAACTGGAAACTTGACTGGATTTTGCTTTGTGCAGGGAAAATACCCTTCAACAGAAGTCAACACATTGGGCCTCATTCACCGACCGTTCTTAAGAGGACATTTATTCTTAAAACACACTTAAGCCGTGGGTTTTTCCGGAGATTCTGACATTCACCATTATTGTCTTAGCTGGgaattttttcttatttaagaaCAGAATCTACTCACACTGATGATAACTCTTACACATACTTGATAACTGAAAGGCTTcagtaaaataacaataaataataaagttattgtgttttttaattctaAAAGTTTGTGGTATTTTATGTCCACTGCAAAATATAACTGCAGTCTCATGCCCTTTTATGGGAAGACATAGCATTCATCAATATAAGAACACAGATGCAAACAGTTTAAATAACTCATCATGAATCTGACGTTGAGTTTTCTTAGGAAACttcttaaaaacaaatttaGGAAATTCTAAAGAAGATATTGCTGAATGAGGGCCATTGTTCTTCAGTGCCTTTACAACCACCAGTTATCATCCATACTTCTCTTTACAGTTATGATTGTGGGCTTCGTTAaaatccctcttttctttcctgaCCTCTGTCTGTAATAGCAAATTGTATCCATGAATAAAAAGTGGTGTGTCGCAGTTCACAGCgcaagtttttgttttgttatctcTTTCAAAGAATATTTGAATGTCAAATGTGACAGTTCAACTTCTCTTGAGTTCTGGTCAAACATTAACTTTGTAATGTGCTTAGTGTCAAGTCACatcacagaagaaaaaaagtacAAAGCCCCGCAGTAGTATCTATGAGCATGAATAGAAAAACTGAGAATTGCATATTACTTTCTTATGTAAAACGTAACACTACTATTGACTACTCACCTAAAAAGAAATTCTATATTTATGCATGTTTTAGTAATTATTTGTGTCCTTGAGCACTGCACTATAGATATTGTGATGACAACTACCGGTTCAGGGTGACTGTTGAAAAGCTATATTATAACCCATTTAAAATTCTTAAACAACAAGTACTTATCTGAAAGATTAATACAAAACTGAGGTTTCATTTTGTTCATGAGAGGTGAGAGCTGCAGATCTTCAGTGCTTCGGGGTCAGCAGTGGATTGAGGTGAAATATTGATTTCTAATTGATTCCCTTTCTTGCCCTGTTTTTCAAGTCGACATTTTAATGTGTGcaggatgatttttttttaacttcactttGTACTCGTGAGATCATGAATGTCGTCAATGATCTTTTTCTTGCAAATTGTCCAGTATTCAGATGAGACAGGTGCTGGGTGGTTTTTATAGGTTTTATTGATATGCATCCATTGTCATTTCAGCATTATTTTCAAGCCATAACAAAACTGTTCAGGAGGCAGCTTATAAAAAATCCCATTGGCTGGTACCTCCTTgtgtcttacacacacacacacacacacacacacacacacacacacacacacacacacacacacacacacacacacacacacacacacacacacacacacacacacacacacacacacacgcacacatcacacacacacaaacaccaacagaCTTTCACAGATTTGGATATACAAACACTCCTTTGCAGCATCTcacttattcacacacactgttcagaCATGGGCTGGATCGGGGCCATTGCACACTTGTTCAGGTATGGCTGATGCAAAGGGACGCCATCTATGATGAAGAGCAGCATCAGATTATCTTGACGACAGGGAAATACTTATGAGCCGAGAAGTCAAACTCAGGGAGCACCTGGGaacagagaaatgtgttttcattcagaCAGTGTCTTAACAATATGTAACAGTTATAGAACCGATCACAATCCCCGGTGATTAAACATCAATATGGACACATGActccttttaaaaatataaagccATCAATTCAGATTTCAAACCTTTTTTACCACTTTGTGTGGCAACTAATTTGTATTGACTGTAACCATGAGAGTGAATAATAGTTATCCAGTGAATGTGTGTCATGTGTTACCTTTGTCTCCTTCTTGTGTCCTCCAGCCAGCAGCTTCATAACCACTATGTTGGGTTTGGCCACCTTCAGTATACGGTTCACCGGTCATTGTTCATTAAAAGCTGGTTACTGATAACGTAGAATGTAAGAAGTAACTTCATGCAGACAACGGTTGGTACAATACAGCAGAAAACAGACTGTGACCCCATAAAACATGAGGAAATCTATTAAGGAATAGAttaacaatttaatttgttcGGAGGAATTTCAAAACACCAAAGAGCAGTATTTTATGATAGTCTCATTTACTGACCTCTGGATCTGGGATGGGCACATTTTCTAAGATGAGCTTGGccttttgaaaatgtttgctGGCTGCCAGGTAGTGGTCAGCCGGGCCTGGCGGAGGATTATATTTCTTCAGATCGGACATTTCCTGGAGCGATCAAGGGCGTAACCCATGGCATGTAGTTTTTcatttgtagccaagcatggttaaatctacacttccctgCGATAGTGCATTATCCCGCCTGCTTCTCCACCgaacttttcaattagtatgagagcgtatgcctgcttatattctgagtgtatttcttttaaaagcatatgaattatttaaaactcagcgtaaatgaacgacatgaaaatatgaatataaaaaattgcCATGATTTcaccaaa from Limanda limanda chromosome 5, fLimLim1.1, whole genome shotgun sequence includes:
- the LOC133002123 gene encoding kallikrein-14-like; amino-acid sequence: MVLRAQLNSQCRVEIKHGYIETRLESERHPKSSPTRGTMKLSTLILLLLAAAASGEVEKRVVGGKPCKTDRQYHVQIQSIQPGKSCGGSLINTGWVITASHCAEQAVKLTLGLNNNVGWMDKIGSWLKRKSKKLEQDIKTEQQFSYKDEEGKAHDIMLIKLNENMSPNLPTIRLPPAADCTKPEIGQQVEIGGWGAKKADILKNKLPKSLQCASTDLSTCGENDKPGDKYVSDEESTMCAFKWGVETCFGDAGSAVEYNNILHGIVLSNPVDMCASTIVMANICHYRAWIDKTMRENALNQKV